From the genome of Rana temporaria chromosome 8, aRanTem1.1, whole genome shotgun sequence:
GTGTTGGTGGGGGAGGATGTTGTTATGTGTGTTGTATATTGCATTACTTTTTCACGAATAGAAGTAGAAAACGTGTGTTCCATGTTAGATGTTTCATGAAAAAAGTttgaaatgtattattattactattacaatAATTGATTGATGTTCTGATTGCTAACTCATAGAAATTTTGGAAAACACCATTGGCATATTTATAAAACAGTGATTGTGACATTCAACAGACATTCACAGATGTCAATCAAGCTTTGTAATTTAAAACACATGCATTAGGAAGATATGAATATATGGTAAATACAGGAAAACCTCACTTTtaaatacacaatggggtttatttactaaagctggaaagcgcaaaatcaggctcacttctgcaaagaaaccaatgagcttctaatccCAGCTTGTTCACTTAAGCTTTGGTAATCAaccctggaagctcattggtttctgtgcagaagtgagcctgattttgcgctttccagctttagtaaataaaccacattgtgtacttaaaagtggggtatgcctgtatcacattagggctgctttcacacaggCCCAAGCGGGCGGGCGTTGACGGTTAAACGCTTCTAGTTTTAGCGACACTAgcgaggcgcttttaacccctgctagcggcccaaGGGAAGTGATCTTTCAAGTATCTGTTATAGTATCtaccaaaaaaacacaatttatgtGAGTTAAGCAGCCATAAATggatcattctttttttttttttcatcagccaGCGGGAAAGCGAGGTAATACTTCTCGGTGTACTCCTCcactatcagaatacactgatcaacacTGCAGCCGATTGGCTGCATGTGCTgatcaaataaaataatatttatggCCAGCATACTTAACAGAGAAAAACTCCTGCtgttgtcacattcggctccccatcacagattgctccagaAGTGACGTTTTATCACCGCCGTCTTTCTACACCCCAtaccattgcacagtaatgataaagtgtgaagggggaaagcggacatcttcttacacccaccggagatttagatttcacagttattttcaacacaaaacggagcttatatgctttaattacagtatttggaaatccgacggactgtttacatgttacatttttaaagcagcagcaaaACTGCTGATTTTACAGGTTtgataatgtgacagaacacgtctgattttcacatttaacatgtaaacagtccgtcggatttacaaatactgtatttaaatatataagcttcgttttgtgttaaaaataactgtgacatctaaaactccggtgggtgtaacaagatgtccgcttgcccccttcacactctattattactgtgcaatggtgtggggtgtagcaagatggcggcaatggaacgtcacttccggagcaatctgtgatagggagcggaatgtgacactacaccggttcacacaggggcaacccgacttacagcgcgactttgcaaggcgacttcaacgcgacttggagcaacttacaacacgacttgaagttgcctctaggacaggcgactttgccagtggccaatcaaacaataatcagctctgtgggagggaggggtttgcctgagtaaactattttcctttcctgtaaagttgcttcagttaagatggagatccgactttggaggcaacttccattgaaatcaatgggtacaaggtgcatagaagtcgccttgaagtagtacaggaatctcttctgaagtcggagcgacttcagtagtgtacattacatGGTGTATATGGCTCTCATTTACTGCAATTAAATTTCTCATATCGCGCGAtatggggcgacacaagtcggatcccaagtcgcggtagtgtgaaccggcacttaaggaGCATTGGTTATTTTAAAACATCATCCATAGGCATACATGTTGCTATATTTTTATAAGTGCTTTACTCTTACATATCAACATAATTATTATTCTACAAGCAGAGTCTTCTTAAATAGTCAAGCAAACTCTGTTTTGCGTATATTTAATACAGTACTTAAATCCCCTTGATTCCAGAAGCTTTCTTTCATATcccctgtttttatttttttcctgtaatTGCTTAACAACATGATAACCTCCGACAAAGAAAATATGAACAGTTTCTACCAGGAGGTTGCTGTAAAGAATGCAGTGTTGACTTGTTGTTAAATGTATGTGATGCATGTGGGGAACTCATTCCTAATGTTCATCCTTTGATCCTACAGAGAAACCAGTCAGCTTGACTTACCGATGTCCCTGCAGATACTTTGAAACCAACGTGGCCAAGAGCAATATCAAACACCTGAAGATCCTCTCCACTACCAACTGCTCACTGCAGATTGTGTAAGTATAAACAAACATTGTACAAACTTTAGAAAGGAAAAATAAAGACATGTCTGAAACATTCTTTAGAACTAAACTCAAGGgaggcgggtggggggcttatcggaatctggaagccccctttaacaagggggcccccaggtcCTGCCTCCCTGTGTGAATGAGTTAGggggtacccctactcattcaccccccaaaaaagtgtagtgcaaaaaaaagacaatagatcGTTTTTGACaatccctttattaaaaaaaaaaaaattcccccagtgtagatccatcatcagtcACGACGCCGGCCACCGCCgctgatcttaaaaaaaaaaacttctggtccCGATGAAGGCTCCCACCATTTGTCAGCATTGCCACCCCACAATGTCCTGCCTGTGgccagtgatgtcacaagggggcgtggTCACCCAGAGCCTTCACCAGGTGGCCACACCCCTTACTTATTCAAGAGCTGTCAGATGGTGGAGCTGCCTTCATCCAgaccagagtttttttttctttttttggtttggcagtggtggtgggcatagtgattgacgatggatctacacggggggacatttttttgtgtgtgtttttatttactttttaaacttttttggtgaatgagtaggagtATACTATGTACCCCTACtcgttcacataggggggcagggatCTGAGGGCCCCCTTGTTGTTTCAGAGCCTCCCTcatccaaagcaccccccccatattgagggcatgtggcctagtatgggtCTGGAGCGGGGGCGCTCGGTTGTCTCCCccattcctggcctgccaggctgcatgctccgaTAAATGTCTGGTATGGATACTGGGGGGACCCCACAGCATTTTAGAACAAAATTgcagtggggttccccttaaaatagtctggtatggattgggggtacctccactgttttatttcccggcattttttttccattcagctgtcagcaggtaaTCCAGCTGATGAGTTATTCATTGTTAAGGCTTCCCAGCCCGCACCCTAACAACCAGCTACCCTAATACACAACAATTATTGCATTACCGGTATTTTACTGCATGAGCAAATTTTTTGTGAATTTAACATTTGTACAATTGTTTCCATATGCGttattttaacacattttgtaAGTCGATATTTAActtttagtgaattgacccctaaGTCTTCAAATGTTGTAGTTGTGTTGACTTACTTATGAACAATTTATATTCCCCTAATTTTTTGCTTTTCTTGGTTTGCTTGAATCTGTCTGCACACATtttcactgtttttattttttttatttgctgcctGTCTACACAAAGTTCTTAAACTGGCTGAGGAGTGCAAGGGACACATCCTGCCTACCAGTTTGACATACCTGGTATCAGGAAATGTAAGCAATTATAAGGCTCATTTAACTGACACTGTTATGCAGACTCAGAAGTTGCGTGAGGTCAGGCAGTTGACAGAGCAACACCTGTTAAACATCAAGTGACAGCAAAGGTTCAAACTCTtacgttaaagtgtttgttaaccaaaAAAACAttggatcctgttcctttaaagcatgttatacagcacagtgcttgtgctgtgtcatttggccctttctgccacctaaaaaacctggctgaacctgcctggttctgccctcccctgtaaactgaccacagtatatcatggctgctgagccctgacaccgtggtcagtttacgtgcctctgtcagcAGCAGCCCTGCTCTGTGCTTTGCTGTCCtcatcatctccccccccccctctatgtcTGCTGCCATACTATGCCTAATAACTTTCATTACTAACTAGTAAATCGTTCAGTGCCattgtaatttaaaaatgatACCTTACTAAAGTCTGCTGCTGAGCGATCACGTGACCACCCGAGGCTCTCCTACTCTCCTCCCGGTGATGTCAAAGGGAACCTCAGCCCCTACCTCTGTAGTCCTCAGCAAGAGAGCGCTTGAACATCAGCTGACTGATGAAGTATTGCACcgcatcatttaaaaaaacaatggcaCTGAGCGATTTAACCTGATATAACAGAGGACATACTAGTTAGTAATTAaagtgactttacaaccactttaagttatttaaaatgtatttttaataattaataattttaGGGTTTTACACCTGAGGTATTTTCTTTAGGCTTGCTGCTTTTTGCAACTAAATCAGAATAGGTGTTACTTCAAATATCTATGTGTATTTCTGTACTCATTCTCACTAGAGTTCTGTTTTCTAATTCAGTATAAAATTATTCTCCGTACTGAAGTTTTGTGTTCTGTTAAATGTAGACATTCTTATGGCGTATCTGAAAAAATGTGGCACTAGGCCTCCAAGCGGTTTACAGGAAGAGGTTTCTTTAAATCATAGCATTTACAGGTTTTGTCCCCATTGATAATGGATTTTCTCTGCCTTTTGTACTAGTTCTCCCTAAACCTTTTTTACCCCAACCTTGTTACTCCATAGGGCTCGTCTGAAGCATAATGGGAAACAGATTTGCTTGGACCCCAAGATTAAATGGATCCAGGAGTACCTGGAGAAAGCTTTGAACAAGTAAGCAGGAGACAACAGATGTACAGCCTCCACCTCGGCATGAAATGTGTTAAGACACATCATCCATGGGCACCTACACACCTGTAACCCGGAATCTTGTAATGTATCTTGTGCTGAGCCTAATTACCCCCATGCTGCCAAGGGCCTGAGGGTACTCCTTCATATTGCCGGGACATCCTTAATAAGCAGAAACTGACATAGTCAGAGTCCTAGAGGTGCCTTCAAAGCCAATCAAAACCATAGGTGAAACCCATTCAGCTATACATTGCAAGGTTCAGACATTTATGCTGTGAGTTTAATGTAAAATTTAGGAATTTGGAAGGATAGATATTATCAAAAGTTACAAATGTAATTCAAGCTCTGCACCTTCCAACTTCCATACATTCATCATTCTTGCCCTTGCTTTTTTTGCctctacatataaatatatatttacatatatatatataaatatatttaatatagcCTGTGCTACTTATTGGACTGTGATGGAGGGAGGTTGGGATATGCCTTGCACTTACTGAAATATTATCTTTTCTAGGGAAAGGGTCACAGGTTTCATTAAAAGTAGATTAGTGCCCGGTGTTTGTGTAGGTGAAGTGTGGGCAGATAACCAGTTTTCCTGGAAAAACTAAAACTTTACTTTTTACAGGTGCTATTAGTTGGTACAGTAAGCACATGGTACTGTCACGATAGGCATAGATATATATGACTTCTTTTTATTATGAATAAACCTAAAGCCTTAAAAATAATATGTTAACACTGTTTAACATGTTATCATGTAACAATGCAATGCAACTATAGTTTCAGAAAGCAAACTTTTTTTGCTACTTTTTCAAAGTGAAAGCGGTTTTGTCAGCTGCCTCCATGTTTAATTTTGAGGTTCACAGAAATGCGCTCTCCATCTGTTCCCACTCTCCACAGCTTGCACAAAGAAAACCCCTTTCCAGCTGCCTCCGGGGGttttgtgaatatttttttaacctgcaTCAAAACATTGGGTTTGTTTTTATGCCAAAACCTAACAGGCAAGTGCCATAATACAAACATAGGAAGACATACCATTGCTTTGTAGTCACTGAAGTGTTCTGTTAACAGACAGGAAAAGCCCGCTCAACAATTGGAGATGTCTAAGTGTAACATCTCTCACAGCACTTCCATTCTCTTTCATTTCTCTCAAactatattattattacaaaACAAGATGTAGCAGTAGATGATGAGATGTACTTTTTGAATTAAAGGATCAGTCCATCCAAAAGTATTGTTTTAGTTGTAGATAGAACCTGGAGGTTGAAGTAGCTcttagcatttttttatgtcagttTCCAACTCTGTTCCTGTCCACCTGGTAAATTTGGTAGTTTCCCACGTGTTCCTTCATCTTCTTTTACATATTtcataatgtaaaataaaaaaatccaacaaGGAGAGTGAGGTCCCCTTGAAATCGAGAGTCCTCACGACATAAGAAATTGTCCAGTTAATTAACTATTAAGCATCTGCCAAAAACTGAAACGCCTGTTTCAGGCAGACTGACCCTTTATCTTGATCTAAATGTTTAAATGTGTAATTATGGAATTCATTTACGCATTGCATACATTTGGTATAGGGCATACCTTGATAACGATATGAAAcaggacttaggcctcgtacacacgaccagtttcctcggcagaattcagcttccgaccgagtttctggctgaattctgccgagaaacccggccgtgtgtacactttcggccgaggaagccgacgaggagctcggcgaggaaatagagaacatgttctctatttcctcgttgttctatgggagctctcgtcccgccgagctcctcggcggcttcagtgctgaactggccgaggaactcgatgtgtttggcacgtcgagttcctcggccgtgtgtacgaggcttaaggcctcgtacacacgaccgaggaactagtTGGAAAagacttgttaggcttgtcgaggaactttgcgtacacacggtcaagacaaaatctcctcgttcttaaacgcggtgacgtacaacacatacaatggcaggggaagttcgattccactggcacaacccttggggctgcttttgctaatctcatgttactgcgtgttaagtaaaagtttggtaagagacgatttgcacttttcagtctgttacagcgtgaaaaatgtgttatctccattacaaatgctacttttaccgaaggtgcgctcccagcctcatactttattctgagcccgacgaggaacatgacGAAGAAATTgagacttgttctcttttttcctcgtcaagttcctcgacagtttcctcgatgaaaaacgtacacacaaccattttcctcggcaaaaaagctctcccaccaagtttcttgatggattcttttgaggaaaacggtcgtgtgtatgaggcctaagattCAATATTTTCTtgatttcttcataaatgtgCCCACCATGGTACATTTCTAATATAGAGAAACATATTTTCTTAACATCCAACTACAGATTCTTATTGCTTCTAAATTAGAAAGGCAGTGTTATCAGATTACTTTTCACAGGTCTGGTAAAAATCAAGACTAACAAAGCAATGTAAAGGTTGAGGGTTATTGGAAAATGCATTTAACAGTTAAATGCTTCCTTGGAGCAGTCTGAAATATTACTTCTCATTGGTTGTTGTGAGTAACTGTAGCTTGCACATTGCTTTTTGCCTTAttaaataaactgaaaaatttgAAAGGTCCTAGGGATGACGGTAATGCTGAGAGAATCAGAAATGTTTTTTCTAGAAATATAAGAAGAAAATATACCTCTGTCTCATCTTACAGTTGAAAGGAATTCTTAGTGCAGAGGATATGCTCTATGGAGCATCTTTGTTTTGAGGGGAGGATCCTGTGGTATTGCTGTATTAAAGAAACCACAGGAGCTATGAGTGAGAATAGATAGTAAAACATCTTCCAAAATCTCTTtagagaaacccccccccccccccaaaaaataaaaataaatatgcccTATACACACAAATACACACCACCGATGAACACTAGTGGACTTTTTAATAAGGCAAAGATCGATGCACAACATGTTGAAACATAAAGAAATCAATCAAATTCTTCATTCATTGATGTATATACACTCTGGACTGTTTTGAGAACCTAATGGTTTTACTTGATCATTTTTCTTGTAGTGCCTCATTAACTAACTCCACATAGCACTTGTATTTTagcaagaaaaagaaagaagctgGCTACAATCACACACGTGTCTCTTAAGCTTTAAAAAATGACTATTGCAACTTTAGACTTTAGGTAACTAAACAAACTATACATTTCAAATTCTTTGCTCATTTACACTATGGGACTCATTTTCACTTCAAATACATAATCAGGGCCAAGCCAAATTGTTGTTTTCATTTCTGGTGAACCTATTTGGTTATTTAATATTAATATGTACTAAGGTAATATGTTCTTAAAAAATAGACCACCGGTGTGTGTACTGCTCTCctgtgaagccttgtacacatgaccgagaaactcgacagtagtgttgagcagaatatgccatattcgatttcgcgatatatctcgaatatatattcgaatattcgagatatattcgctaaattcgaatattcgtgatattttatcgaaattaaatgattgcgatttttcgctattgcgaatgcgaaaataattgcgattttttgataactgcg
Proteins encoded in this window:
- the CXCL12 gene encoding stromal cell-derived factor 1 isoform X2, yielding MDLSNLAILTLLLGTICLSDEKPVSLTYRCPCRYFETNVAKSNIKHLKILSTTNCSLQIVARLKHNGKQICLDPKIKWIQEYLEKALNKKRKH
- the CXCL12 gene encoding stromal cell-derived factor 1 isoform X1, with product MDLSNLAILTLLLGTICLSDEKPVSLTYRCPCRYFETNVAKSNIKHLKILSTTNCSLQIVARLKHNGKQICLDPKIKWIQEYLEKALNKIILLQFNGL